The following proteins are co-located in the Corynebacterium aquilae DSM 44791 genome:
- the purF gene encoding amidophosphoribosyltransferase: MPGLSASNSTSDRFSYSPYDDHGETAPREECGVFGVWAPGEDVAKLTYYGLYALQHRGQEAAGIAVGDGDQVVVFKDLGLVSQVFDEQSLGALKGDVAIGHTRYSTAGGACWENAQPMFRMASDGTDVALGHNGNLVNYLELLDEAASLELVNKETHPSDSDVMCALLAHGVSENVSLVESAKALLPRIKGAFCLTFTDGKTLYAARDPHGVRPLSIGRLDNGWVVASETAALDIVGASFVREVEPGEFITIDASGVRSEHFAKTTHKGCVFEYVYLARPDSIIRGRAVNATRVEIGRQLAKECPAEADMVIPVPESGTPAAVGYAQASGIPFGQGLMKNAYVGRTFIQPSQTIRQLGIRLKLNPLREVIAGKRLVVVDDSIVRGNTQRALIRMLREAGAAEVHVRIASPPVKWPCFYGIDFASPGELLANCVEGDDEEAMVKSVCTAVGADSLGYVSVDAMVESTKQVYPELCCACFDGVYPLGLPAGNANADLVRAMQGTGGDDVAGS; the protein is encoded by the coding sequence ATGCCGGGTTTATCGGCATCGAACAGCACATCTGACCGTTTTTCGTATTCCCCCTACGACGACCACGGCGAGACTGCCCCCCGCGAGGAGTGCGGCGTCTTTGGAGTGTGGGCGCCTGGGGAGGACGTGGCCAAACTGACCTACTACGGTCTCTACGCTCTGCAGCACCGTGGGCAGGAGGCCGCAGGTATCGCCGTCGGTGACGGCGACCAGGTGGTCGTGTTCAAGGATCTGGGTCTGGTGTCCCAGGTTTTCGACGAACAGTCCCTCGGTGCCCTCAAAGGTGATGTGGCTATCGGCCACACCCGCTACTCCACCGCTGGTGGGGCTTGCTGGGAAAACGCCCAGCCAATGTTCCGGATGGCCTCCGATGGCACCGACGTGGCTCTCGGGCACAACGGCAACCTGGTTAACTACCTCGAACTGCTCGATGAGGCAGCCTCGTTGGAGCTGGTCAACAAGGAAACCCACCCTTCCGACTCCGACGTCATGTGCGCCCTGCTGGCGCATGGGGTGAGCGAGAATGTTTCATTGGTGGAATCGGCCAAAGCGCTTTTGCCCCGCATCAAGGGTGCTTTCTGTTTGACCTTCACCGATGGCAAAACCTTGTACGCCGCCCGCGACCCGCACGGGGTGCGTCCCCTGTCCATCGGGCGTCTCGACAACGGTTGGGTGGTTGCCAGCGAGACTGCGGCTCTTGACATTGTGGGCGCGTCCTTCGTGCGCGAAGTCGAACCCGGCGAGTTCATCACCATTGATGCCTCCGGTGTCCGCTCCGAGCATTTCGCGAAGACGACCCACAAGGGCTGCGTCTTCGAATATGTCTACCTGGCCCGTCCGGACTCCATCATCCGCGGTCGCGCCGTCAATGCCACCCGCGTGGAAATTGGCCGCCAACTGGCCAAGGAATGCCCCGCCGAGGCGGACATGGTGATCCCCGTGCCGGAATCGGGCACACCCGCGGCGGTGGGCTACGCCCAGGCGTCGGGGATTCCTTTCGGCCAAGGGCTGATGAAAAACGCCTATGTGGGCCGTACCTTCATTCAGCCTTCCCAAACCATTCGCCAGCTCGGTATTCGCCTTAAGCTGAACCCTCTGCGCGAGGTCATTGCCGGCAAGCGTTTGGTGGTCGTCGACGATTCGATTGTTCGTGGCAACACCCAGCGCGCACTGATTCGGATGCTGCGCGAAGCAGGTGCTGCCGAGGTTCATGTTCGCATCGCCTCTCCGCCGGTGAAGTGGCCCTGCTTCTACGGCATCGACTTCGCCTCCCCGGGTGAGCTCCTCGCCAATTGCGTGGAGGGCGATGACGAAGAAGCCATGGTGAAGTCCGTGTGCACCGCCGTCGGTGCGGACTCTTTGGGATACGTTTCCGTTGACGCCATGGTGGAATCCACCAAGCAGGTCTATCCAGAACTATGCTGCGCCTGCTTTGATGGTGTGTATCCGTTGGGTCTTCCTGCGGGTAACGCGAACGCCGATTTGGTTCGCGCTATGCAAGGCACCGGTGGCGATGACGTCGCTGGCTCCTAG
- a CDS encoding sterol carrier family protein, translated as MRKAPDPVETRTAVLAISDYIRGEVDSCDRKALAAAVRLTARTVEHAAPGHTVELRVPPFVAVQCIEGPRHTRGTPPNVVELAPLHWLQVATGLKKLQDVAQEPGVEVSGTRALEVAHFLPIVPL; from the coding sequence GTGAGAAAAGCCCCAGATCCCGTTGAAACCAGAACTGCAGTGCTGGCCATTTCCGACTACATCCGTGGGGAGGTTGATTCCTGCGACCGAAAGGCCCTCGCCGCCGCCGTACGGTTGACTGCGCGCACAGTAGAACATGCGGCGCCAGGGCACACCGTGGAGTTGCGTGTCCCACCATTCGTGGCAGTGCAATGCATCGAAGGGCCGCGCCACACCCGCGGTACTCCACCGAACGTGGTGGAATTAGCGCCCCTGCATTGGTTGCAGGTGGCTACCGGCCTGAAAAAACTACAGGATGTGGCGCAGGAACCCGGAGTAGAGGTTTCGGGGACGCGAGCGCTTGAGGTCGCGCATTTTTTGCCGATCGTCCCACTATGA
- a CDS encoding acyl-CoA thioesterase: MSALSSVDRSPEVTLRFLAAPTDIILAGSHGVGGGRVLEWIDKAAYACAVGWSGAYCVTAYVGHIHFTRPIPSGHMVEVRSRIAMTGRSSMHIINEVLSADPREGVFTRACDCLVIFVAKDPATGKAMEVPKFVPRNEEEERVYAAAESRIELRKAIEVEMEKQTYNGPSDAPRLITRFLAKPTDVNWGGKVHGGTAMEWIDEAATACTMEFSGEHTVAVYAGGIRFYRPIQIGDLIEVDARMMRADARSMQMSVHVRAGAPTGGRGALEEAIHATITYVGVDIDGQPLPAREYIPRTEEDQRLAGHAAVLRELRAKYHPLPLISRTNPMEID, from the coding sequence ATGTCTGCTTTGTCTTCTGTTGATCGTTCTCCTGAGGTGACGCTGCGTTTTTTGGCGGCTCCGACGGATATTATTTTGGCGGGTTCTCACGGTGTGGGTGGTGGCCGTGTGTTGGAGTGGATCGATAAGGCGGCGTATGCGTGCGCTGTTGGGTGGTCTGGTGCTTATTGTGTGACCGCGTATGTGGGTCATATTCATTTCACGCGCCCGATTCCTTCTGGCCACATGGTGGAGGTGCGTTCTCGGATTGCGATGACTGGCCGTTCGAGTATGCACATCATTAATGAGGTGTTGTCTGCGGATCCGCGTGAGGGTGTTTTTACTCGGGCGTGTGATTGTTTGGTGATTTTTGTGGCGAAGGATCCGGCGACGGGTAAGGCGATGGAGGTGCCGAAGTTCGTTCCTCGTAATGAGGAGGAGGAGCGGGTGTATGCGGCTGCTGAGTCTCGCATTGAGTTGCGTAAGGCGATTGAGGTTGAGATGGAGAAGCAGACGTACAATGGCCCGTCTGATGCGCCGCGTTTGATTACTCGTTTTTTGGCGAAGCCGACGGATGTGAACTGGGGTGGCAAGGTTCATGGTGGTACTGCCATGGAGTGGATTGATGAGGCTGCGACGGCGTGCACGATGGAGTTTTCTGGGGAGCATACGGTGGCTGTGTATGCGGGTGGTATTCGTTTTTATCGTCCGATTCAGATTGGCGATTTGATTGAGGTGGATGCTCGGATGATGCGTGCGGATGCGCGCAGTATGCAGATGAGTGTGCATGTGCGTGCTGGTGCGCCGACGGGTGGTCGTGGTGCGTTGGAGGAGGCTATTCACGCGACGATTACGTATGTTGGGGTCGATATTGATGGCCAGCCGTTGCCGGCGCGGGAGTATATTCCGCGGACGGAGGAGGATCAGCGTTTGGCTGGTCATGCGGCGGTGTTGCGTGAGTTGCGTGCGAAGTATCATCCGCTGCCGTTGATTTCGCGGACGAATCCGATGGAGATTGATTAG
- a CDS encoding NAD(P)/FAD-dependent oxidoreductase has protein sequence MSERSQSGSSLSPDAGVAEPDVVVVGAGLAGLVAARELEDAGARVVVVEAADRVGGRVTTDVVEGFTCDRGFQLLNPAYPAARWELDFSLLGLQHFPRGVVAVEGATRRVLADPFRFPRSVKASFQSLSPADVLAVLRLIRPGQEGSLGSAVQAAGFSPAIQRLVWNFLSGVVADRELSCPVGYGQSLLKYFALGAPAVPAQGMAAIPAQLAEDLRAPVRLNTEVLSVARTGEGLRVDTSEGSLRPRAVVLAAGPWASAALLGSPLETAGGLTTWWFATPTRPTRSRFLHVPTHAAARLAHAVVVSNTAPSYAPAGQHLVQATVVGAVADAQGQADAVAADAAALLGSSCDDWRLLRADVVDHALPRVGAAPLPEAPAGVFVATDAQHASIQGALQAGRDAAVEAAESLGLSLRHH, from the coding sequence ATGAGTGAGCGTTCGCAGTCCGGTAGTTCTTTGTCCCCCGATGCTGGCGTTGCCGAGCCGGATGTGGTGGTTGTTGGTGCGGGTTTGGCAGGTTTGGTTGCTGCCCGTGAGTTGGAGGATGCCGGCGCCCGGGTCGTGGTGGTTGAGGCTGCTGATCGTGTGGGTGGTCGGGTTACTACTGATGTGGTGGAGGGGTTTACGTGCGATCGGGGTTTTCAGTTGTTGAATCCGGCGTATCCTGCTGCGCGTTGGGAGTTGGATTTCTCGCTTTTGGGTTTGCAGCATTTCCCGCGTGGTGTGGTTGCTGTTGAGGGCGCTACTCGCCGGGTGTTGGCGGATCCTTTCCGTTTTCCTCGCAGTGTGAAGGCGTCGTTTCAGTCTTTGTCGCCGGCTGATGTGTTGGCGGTGCTTCGTCTTATCCGCCCGGGCCAGGAGGGTTCTTTGGGTTCTGCAGTGCAGGCGGCGGGTTTTTCTCCTGCTATTCAGCGGCTGGTGTGGAACTTTTTGTCTGGGGTGGTGGCGGATAGGGAGTTGTCGTGCCCGGTTGGTTATGGGCAGTCGTTGTTGAAGTATTTTGCTTTGGGTGCTCCGGCGGTGCCGGCGCAGGGTATGGCTGCGATTCCTGCCCAGTTGGCGGAGGATTTGCGGGCTCCGGTGCGGTTGAATACTGAGGTTTTGTCGGTTGCGCGCACTGGTGAGGGGTTGCGGGTGGATACCAGTGAGGGTTCTTTGCGGCCTCGGGCTGTGGTGTTGGCTGCTGGCCCGTGGGCTTCTGCGGCGTTGTTGGGTAGCCCGCTGGAGACTGCGGGTGGGTTGACGACGTGGTGGTTTGCTACCCCTACTCGTCCGACGCGGTCGCGTTTCTTGCATGTTCCGACGCATGCTGCTGCGCGTTTGGCGCATGCGGTGGTGGTGTCTAATACTGCGCCGTCTTATGCGCCGGCGGGTCAGCATTTGGTGCAGGCCACGGTGGTGGGTGCGGTGGCTGATGCGCAGGGGCAGGCTGATGCGGTGGCGGCGGATGCTGCTGCGCTGTTGGGGTCGAGTTGTGATGATTGGCGCCTGTTGCGGGCGGATGTGGTTGATCATGCTTTGCCCCGGGTGGGTGCAGCACCGCTGCCGGAGGCTCCTGCAGGGGTGTTTGTGGCGACTGATGCTCAGCATGCGAGTATTCAGGGTGCTTTGCAGGCGGGCCGGGATGCTGCTGTTGAGGCTGCTGAGTCTTTGGGGCTGTCGTTGCGGCATCACTAG
- a CDS encoding DUF2254 domain-containing protein, whose amino-acid sequence MNRFRHFLRRTTDAFWFIPAVLVVVSVALAASLIWVEKNLPQPEWLDFIYAGGESGARSLLGAVASASIGVAGTVFSITIAALSSVVSSMGPRLLHGFLADRGIQTTLGIYVATFAFSLYSLRAVSGGGMADDEVFVPHYNVSVVMLYAAACVIFLVYYIAHMARSISMTRVVNLLADDLTTAIDAGTELAEDQAGFSRAPEGYFLAATPIAAQASGYIQYVDYGWLAKAADKQESAVELLIRPGDHVLKGSPIARVVGDMDADKINAALIIGKERSDEQDLEFNVRQLLEVGVRALSPGTNDPFTAMDVIDRFAQGLAQLHNRALPQGVMAVDDVLRVQYTVTTFEGLMDVMFHQLRQNAAGTTAVYIRMLEAFAQVATVVDIPERVNYIQHHGDLVLADAQRLVDAEADLADIQARYEQLREVTTNSTLDHAAQKQHTRRTNS is encoded by the coding sequence ATGAATCGATTCCGGCATTTTCTGCGCCGCACCACCGACGCTTTCTGGTTCATCCCCGCAGTCCTGGTGGTCGTCTCCGTCGCCCTAGCAGCCAGTCTGATCTGGGTGGAGAAAAACCTCCCCCAACCCGAATGGCTCGACTTTATCTACGCCGGCGGCGAATCCGGCGCCCGCAGCCTGCTCGGCGCGGTCGCCAGCGCCTCCATCGGTGTTGCCGGCACCGTCTTTTCCATCACCATTGCCGCCCTATCCTCCGTGGTCTCCTCCATGGGACCCCGCCTCCTGCACGGCTTTTTGGCCGACCGCGGCATCCAAACCACCCTCGGCATCTACGTCGCCACCTTCGCGTTCTCCCTGTACTCGCTGCGCGCCGTCTCCGGGGGCGGCATGGCCGACGACGAAGTTTTCGTCCCCCACTACAACGTCTCCGTCGTCATGCTCTACGCCGCCGCCTGCGTCATCTTCCTCGTCTACTACATCGCCCACATGGCGCGCAGCATCTCCATGACCAGGGTCGTTAACCTCCTGGCCGACGATTTGACCACCGCCATCGACGCCGGCACCGAACTCGCCGAAGATCAAGCCGGATTCAGCCGCGCACCCGAAGGTTACTTCCTGGCGGCAACCCCCATCGCCGCCCAAGCCAGCGGCTACATCCAATACGTCGACTACGGCTGGCTGGCCAAAGCCGCCGACAAGCAAGAATCCGCCGTCGAACTGCTCATCCGGCCCGGCGACCACGTCCTCAAAGGATCCCCCATCGCCCGCGTCGTCGGCGACATGGACGCCGACAAAATCAACGCCGCCCTCATCATCGGCAAAGAACGCTCCGACGAACAAGACCTCGAATTCAACGTCCGCCAGCTCCTCGAAGTCGGCGTCCGCGCGTTAAGCCCCGGCACCAACGACCCATTTACCGCCATGGACGTCATCGACCGCTTCGCCCAAGGACTCGCCCAGCTCCACAACCGGGCCCTACCCCAAGGCGTGATGGCCGTCGACGACGTGCTGCGCGTCCAATACACCGTCACCACCTTCGAAGGCCTCATGGACGTCATGTTCCACCAGCTGCGCCAAAACGCCGCCGGCACCACCGCCGTCTACATCCGCATGCTCGAAGCCTTCGCCCAGGTCGCCACCGTCGTCGACATCCCCGAACGCGTCAACTACATCCAACACCACGGCGACCTCGTCCTCGCCGACGCTCAGCGCCTCGTCGACGCCGAAGCCGACCTGGCCGACATCCAGGCACGCTACGAGCAACTGCGTGAAGTCACTACCAACTCCACCCTCGACCACGCAGCCCAGAAACAGCACACCCGCCGCACAAACAGCTAA
- a CDS encoding exo-alpha-sialidase, whose protein sequence is MRRHNHRAPLIALMSALALSMPHLHAVAAAAEEHRHGFDLAVGDTTPSYTTHTIAEGGSGDFNCYRIPSLGVSNDGTVLASYDGRPANCQDAPQANSIMLRTSTDSGHTFTPETRLASGQPGDNKFGYSDPSILIDRETGKLFNFHVKSFDNSFQTSEAGVDPTDRKVLHAAVSRSDDGGKTWSESQVITKDITPDTSVKSRFATSGNGIQLTMGQHAGRLVQPALIKTADDTYQAVMWISDDHGKTWRSGTPFGTGMDENKVVELSDGRLMNSSRASDSTRARKISYSTDGGETFSEPTVEEQLPDPHNNASLIKAFPTAQPESNRSKVLLFSNTASDHGRVNPTVRLSCDDGKTWPIAKKLDVNEVQYTSMAVLPNGRVGLLYEGHNQGNKNNISLATFNAAWLGGACLGVDDHELTVAPGQETTRELLIADPMGVGLKATPVRFEAPEGWEVSATPITTSAEPVYLQVKISVPEGTDFGSYPVTMFTDGPTRTVTPFAVEVAEPKPILEMSEVEVMAGEKTELAAHVSFLDKPLESAKVYFNQDRKTPLGEATSDINGRAAIEYTPPKRPGTYTITARTPVKQGADEMVETTTIITVKGPEIPADPNDPKPIGNDGQDGSDTSGSSQPASLLMVIALLLGTGLALFKDVIFPQFKA, encoded by the coding sequence ATGCGACGACACAACCATCGCGCACCACTCATCGCGCTCATGAGCGCCCTCGCGTTGAGCATGCCTCACCTCCACGCAGTGGCAGCTGCAGCGGAAGAACATCGACACGGCTTCGACCTCGCAGTCGGTGATACCACCCCGAGCTACACCACCCACACCATCGCCGAAGGCGGCAGCGGGGACTTCAACTGCTACCGCATCCCCTCCCTGGGCGTGAGCAACGACGGCACCGTCCTGGCCAGCTACGACGGCAGGCCCGCCAATTGCCAAGACGCCCCACAAGCCAACAGCATCATGCTGCGCACCTCCACCGACAGCGGCCACACCTTCACCCCGGAAACCCGACTCGCAAGCGGACAGCCAGGGGACAACAAATTCGGCTACTCCGACCCCAGCATCCTCATCGACCGCGAAACCGGGAAGCTGTTCAACTTCCACGTCAAATCCTTCGACAACTCCTTCCAAACCTCCGAAGCAGGCGTCGACCCGACAGACCGCAAGGTCCTCCACGCGGCAGTCTCCCGCTCGGACGATGGCGGAAAAACCTGGAGCGAAAGCCAAGTCATCACCAAAGACATCACCCCCGATACCAGCGTGAAATCCCGCTTCGCCACCTCCGGCAACGGCATCCAACTCACCATGGGCCAACACGCCGGCAGGCTCGTACAGCCCGCCCTGATCAAAACCGCCGACGACACCTACCAGGCGGTGATGTGGATCAGCGACGACCACGGAAAAACCTGGCGCAGCGGCACCCCCTTCGGCACCGGCATGGACGAAAACAAAGTGGTGGAACTCTCCGACGGGCGACTGATGAACAGCTCCCGCGCCTCCGATAGCACGCGCGCCCGCAAAATCTCCTACTCCACCGACGGCGGCGAAACCTTCAGCGAACCCACCGTCGAAGAGCAACTGCCCGACCCCCACAACAACGCCTCGCTCATCAAGGCATTCCCCACCGCACAGCCCGAGTCCAACCGCTCCAAAGTGCTGCTATTTTCCAACACCGCCAGCGACCACGGGCGCGTCAACCCCACCGTGCGGTTAAGCTGCGACGACGGCAAGACCTGGCCAATCGCAAAGAAACTCGACGTCAACGAGGTGCAATACACCTCCATGGCCGTCCTCCCCAATGGGCGCGTAGGCCTGCTCTACGAAGGCCACAACCAGGGCAACAAAAACAACATCTCCCTCGCCACCTTCAACGCCGCCTGGCTCGGCGGCGCCTGCCTCGGCGTCGACGACCACGAACTCACCGTCGCGCCGGGTCAAGAAACGACCAGGGAGCTGCTCATCGCCGACCCGATGGGTGTGGGCCTAAAGGCCACACCCGTGAGATTCGAGGCGCCGGAAGGCTGGGAGGTCAGCGCCACCCCCATCACCACCTCCGCTGAGCCCGTCTACCTGCAGGTCAAAATCTCCGTGCCGGAAGGAACCGACTTTGGCTCCTACCCGGTAACCATGTTCACCGACGGCCCCACCCGCACCGTCACGCCCTTTGCCGTCGAGGTCGCCGAACCGAAGCCGATCCTCGAGATGAGCGAGGTGGAAGTTATGGCAGGGGAGAAAACTGAGCTGGCCGCGCACGTCAGCTTCCTCGACAAGCCCCTGGAATCAGCAAAGGTCTACTTCAACCAGGACCGCAAGACTCCCCTCGGGGAGGCGACCAGTGACATCAACGGCAGAGCCGCCATCGAGTACACCCCGCCCAAAAGGCCCGGAACCTACACCATCACGGCAAGAACACCGGTGAAACAAGGCGCGGATGAGATGGTCGAAACGACCACCATCATCACGGTGAAAGGCCCAGAGATCCCCGCCGACCCCAACGACCCCAAACCCATAGGAAACGACGGGCAGGACGGATCGGACACCTCCGGCAGTTCACAGCCCGCAAGCCTGCTGATGGTCATCGCCCTGCTGCTTGGCACGGGGCTCGCCCTCTTCAAGGACGTGATCTTCCCGCAGTTCAAGGCCTAA
- a CDS encoding MFS transporter, with protein MKFFELQRPPHSGLTLEQQRKLWLKNFLKAFFVVFVAYMCMYLVRNNFKAAQPLLKEQYGLTTLELGYIGLAFSITYGIGKTALGYVIDGRNTKKIVSFLLLASSVTVLALGLFLAAFGSHVGIFVALWGLNGAFQSVGGPGSYSTITSWTPRSQRGRYLGFWNASHNIGGAFAGVIALWGANQFFHGNVVGMFVFPAVIGIIIGAAGMFIGKNDPQELGWNTSEEIFEEPVEVRNIESEQMTKFEIFRKYIMRNPWIWLLCVANVFTYIVRIGIDNWAPLYVTETLNFDTAAAVDTIFYFEIGAFVASMV; from the coding sequence ATGAAGTTCTTCGAGCTTCAACGCCCACCACACAGCGGGCTCACCCTGGAGCAACAGCGCAAACTGTGGCTGAAAAACTTCCTCAAAGCCTTCTTCGTGGTCTTTGTCGCCTACATGTGCATGTACCTGGTGCGCAATAACTTCAAGGCCGCCCAGCCTTTGCTCAAAGAGCAATACGGGCTGACCACCCTGGAGTTGGGCTACATCGGCCTGGCGTTTTCCATCACCTACGGCATCGGCAAAACCGCCCTGGGCTACGTCATCGACGGCCGCAACACCAAAAAGATCGTCTCCTTCCTGCTGCTGGCATCCTCGGTGACGGTGCTGGCGCTGGGCTTGTTCCTGGCGGCTTTCGGCTCCCACGTCGGCATCTTCGTCGCCCTGTGGGGCCTTAACGGCGCCTTCCAGTCCGTCGGTGGCCCCGGCTCCTACTCCACCATCACCTCCTGGACGCCCCGCTCCCAGCGCGGCCGCTACCTCGGGTTCTGGAATGCCTCCCACAACATCGGCGGCGCCTTCGCCGGCGTGATCGCCCTGTGGGGCGCCAACCAGTTCTTCCACGGCAACGTCGTCGGCATGTTCGTCTTCCCCGCCGTCATCGGCATCATCATCGGTGCCGCCGGCATGTTCATCGGCAAGAATGACCCCCAGGAGTTGGGCTGGAACACCTCGGAAGAAATCTTCGAAGAACCCGTCGAGGTGCGCAACATCGAATCCGAACAAATGACCAAGTTCGAGATTTTCCGCAAGTACATCATGCGCAACCCCTGGATCTGGCTGCTGTGCGTCGCCAACGTGTTCACCTACATCGTGCGCATCGGCATCGACAACTGGGCACCGCTCTACGTCACCGAAACCCTCAACTTCGACACCGCAGCCGCCGTCGACACCATCTTCTACTTCGAAATCGGCGCCTTCGTCGCCTCCATGGTGTGA
- the purL gene encoding phosphoribosylformylglycinamidine synthase subunit PurL, whose amino-acid sequence MMNDTVEQAQANPDLEQPYASLGLKDDEYARIKEILGRRPTDAELAMYSVMWSEHCSYKSSKTHLRYFGKTTTEEMASKILAGIGENAGVVDVGNGHAVTFRVESHNHPSYVEPHQGAATGVGGIVRDIMAMGARPIAVMDQLRFGPADAPDTQRVLPGVVDGIGGYGNCLGLPNIGGETVFDESYAGNPLVNALCVGTLKVEDLKLAFASGLGNKVMLFGSRTGLDGIGGVSVLASDTFEEGAERKLPAVQVGDPFAEKVLIECCLDLYRAGVVVGIQDLGGAGLSCATSELAASGDGGMSVNLDAVPLRAENMTAAEILSSESQERMCAVVKPENVEKFKEICAHWDVPCAEIGEVTDGKHLVITHHGEVVVDAPAHTIANEGPEYQRPYARPEWQDDVQVYTPVARPEDLKQALLDMVSSPALCSRAFITEQYDRYVRGNTVQAKDADAGVLRIDEETGRGVAVSADCSGRYTYLDPNTGARLALAEAYRNVAATGAMPIAVTNCLNFGSPENPDVMWQFKEAVHGLADGCHELAIPVSGGNVSFYNQTGDVPILPTPVVGVLGVIEDVHHAIGTRVAAGQELIALGETFDEFGGSIWQQISGGGLNGLPPQVDLKNEEKLAKLLNSQAVEGGLIAAAHDVSEGGLAQTLVEMAITSRVGLDVDVTRVHEDAFVALFSESASRMVIAVDPSNAEKVIALAGEAGIPAVSLGTTTAGETVNLGAVQVGLEEISTAWRETLPNMFGHAVGANSVVE is encoded by the coding sequence ATGATGAACGATACTGTTGAGCAGGCACAAGCCAACCCGGACCTGGAGCAGCCGTACGCATCGCTGGGCCTGAAGGACGACGAGTACGCCCGCATCAAGGAGATCCTGGGCCGTCGCCCCACCGACGCAGAGCTTGCGATGTACTCGGTGATGTGGTCGGAGCACTGCTCTTACAAGTCCTCCAAGACGCACCTGCGCTACTTCGGTAAGACCACCACTGAGGAGATGGCCTCGAAGATTCTGGCCGGTATCGGCGAGAACGCCGGCGTGGTGGATGTCGGAAATGGTCACGCCGTGACTTTCCGCGTGGAAAGCCACAATCACCCTTCCTATGTGGAGCCCCACCAGGGCGCTGCGACCGGTGTGGGCGGTATCGTCCGCGACATCATGGCGATGGGTGCCCGCCCGATCGCGGTGATGGATCAGCTGCGCTTTGGCCCCGCTGATGCCCCGGATACTCAGCGTGTGCTGCCCGGCGTGGTCGACGGCATTGGCGGCTACGGCAACTGCCTGGGCCTGCCGAACATTGGTGGCGAGACCGTCTTCGACGAGTCCTATGCCGGCAACCCCCTGGTTAACGCCCTGTGCGTCGGCACCTTGAAGGTCGAAGACCTCAAGTTGGCTTTCGCCTCCGGCCTGGGTAACAAGGTCATGCTGTTCGGTTCCCGTACCGGTCTCGATGGCATTGGTGGCGTGTCCGTGCTGGCCTCCGACACTTTTGAGGAGGGCGCAGAGCGCAAGCTTCCGGCCGTGCAGGTCGGCGACCCCTTCGCCGAGAAGGTGCTCATCGAGTGCTGCCTGGATCTGTACCGCGCTGGCGTGGTCGTCGGTATTCAGGACCTTGGTGGCGCGGGCCTGTCCTGTGCCACCAGTGAGCTGGCAGCCTCTGGTGATGGTGGCATGAGCGTCAACTTGGATGCGGTTCCGCTGCGTGCAGAGAACATGACTGCGGCAGAAATCCTTTCCAGTGAATCCCAGGAGCGCATGTGCGCTGTGGTGAAGCCGGAAAACGTTGAGAAGTTCAAGGAAATCTGCGCCCACTGGGATGTTCCTTGCGCGGAGATCGGTGAGGTCACCGATGGCAAGCACCTGGTGATCACCCACCACGGTGAGGTCGTGGTGGATGCTCCCGCGCACACCATCGCCAACGAGGGCCCTGAGTACCAGCGCCCCTACGCCCGCCCCGAGTGGCAGGACGACGTCCAGGTGTATACCCCGGTCGCTCGCCCTGAGGATCTCAAGCAGGCTTTGCTGGACATGGTCAGCTCCCCGGCACTGTGCTCTCGTGCGTTCATCACCGAGCAGTACGACCGCTATGTGCGTGGCAACACGGTGCAGGCCAAGGATGCGGATGCCGGTGTGCTGCGTATCGATGAGGAAACCGGCCGCGGTGTTGCTGTGAGCGCTGACTGCTCCGGCCGCTACACCTACCTGGATCCGAACACCGGTGCCCGCCTGGCGCTGGCCGAGGCCTACCGCAACGTGGCCGCTACTGGTGCGATGCCGATCGCTGTGACCAACTGCCTGAACTTTGGTTCCCCGGAGAACCCGGATGTGATGTGGCAGTTCAAGGAGGCCGTGCACGGCCTGGCCGATGGCTGCCACGAGCTGGCTATCCCGGTTTCTGGTGGCAACGTGTCCTTCTACAACCAGACCGGTGACGTGCCGATTCTGCCGACCCCGGTGGTTGGTGTGCTCGGTGTCATTGAGGATGTGCACCACGCTATCGGCACCCGCGTGGCCGCCGGCCAGGAGCTCATCGCCCTGGGTGAAACTTTCGACGAGTTCGGTGGTTCCATCTGGCAGCAGATCTCCGGTGGCGGGCTCAACGGCCTGCCCCCGCAGGTGGATCTCAAAAACGAGGAAAAGCTGGCCAAGCTGCTCAACAGCCAGGCCGTCGAGGGCGGCCTGATTGCTGCCGCTCACGACGTTTCCGAGGGTGGTCTGGCACAGACCCTCGTGGAGATGGCTATTACCTCTCGCGTCGGCCTCGATGTGGATGTCACTCGTGTTCACGAGGATGCTTTCGTGGCGCTGTTCTCCGAGTCCGCATCCCGCATGGTGATTGCTGTTGACCCGAGCAACGCCGAGAAGGTCATCGCCCTTGCAGGCGAGGCTGGCATCCCGGCCGTGTCCTTGGGCACCACCACCGCCGGTGAGACGGTGAACCTGGGTGCAGTCCAGGTCGGCCTGGAGGAAATCTCCACCGCGTGGCGTGAGACTTTGCCGAACATGTTCGGCCACGCCGTTGGTGCGAACTCTGTGGTGGAGTAA